A genomic window from Clostridium aceticum includes:
- the anfO gene encoding Fe-only nitrogenase accessory protein AnfO: MSKEIACFLNDNNHTSVLLETGCIRVYKKVEGQWEIVKEFPFGIDYTKGMIGVRQSLTEMMKSLGDSCKIFAAREITGLIYTVLDAEGFTLWELEGHPEIFLDVILEKEEEVNDSEEEEAPMPIEGEKKGYYFMNLKKLQQSSTGVTSKQVLLPFLRKNSFYELKVICAHIPKWFEGEFQKLNLKADVNQEEDGNYHVTVYKKTCMD; this comes from the coding sequence ATGAGTAAAGAAATAGCTTGTTTTTTAAATGACAATAATCACACCTCTGTACTTTTGGAAACTGGATGTATTAGGGTTTATAAAAAGGTTGAAGGGCAGTGGGAGATTGTCAAAGAATTTCCTTTTGGTATAGACTATACAAAAGGTATGATAGGTGTAAGACAAAGTCTTACAGAGATGATGAAGTCTTTGGGTGATAGTTGCAAAATTTTTGCGGCAAGAGAAATTACTGGGTTGATATACACAGTATTAGATGCTGAAGGATTTACTTTATGGGAACTAGAAGGTCATCCCGAGATCTTTTTAGATGTAATTTTGGAAAAAGAAGAAGAAGTCAATGATAGTGAAGAAGAGGAAGCTCCCATGCCTATAGAAGGAGAAAAAAAGGGATATTATTTCATGAACCTCAAAAAATTGCAGCAAAGCAGCACAGGGGTTACATCTAAGCAGGTACTGCTGCCTTTTCTTAGAAAGAACAGCTTTTATGAACTAAAGGTGATTTGTGCACATATTCCTAAATGGTTTGAAGGAGAGTTTCAAAAACTTAACTTAAAAGCAGATGTAAATCAAGAGGAAGATGGAAACTATCACGTCACTGTGTATAAAAAGACATGTATGGATTAA
- a CDS encoding Hpt domain-containing protein, giving the protein MEDFHIEKVVEEIGIEIEDIIILYEEYFKEMEENILLMKELVKTKNYQALQHVVHNIKGMSINLSVKGVYDKAHELDLLLKKNLVKESSIYINEIINLYCIARKMIKKSCFENSLIK; this is encoded by the coding sequence ATGGAGGATTTTCATATAGAAAAAGTAGTAGAAGAAATAGGTATAGAAATTGAAGATATCATCATCCTGTACGAAGAATATTTTAAAGAGATGGAGGAAAATATTCTACTTATGAAGGAACTTGTAAAAACTAAAAATTATCAAGCACTTCAACATGTAGTACACAATATAAAAGGTATGTCGATCAACCTATCTGTTAAGGGGGTATATGATAAAGCTCATGAATTAGATCTACTGCTGAAAAAAAATCTTGTTAAAGAAAGCAGTATATATATAAATGAGATCATAAATTTATATTGTATAGCTAGAAAAATGATAAAAAAAAGTTGTTTTGAAAATTCATTAATAAAGTAA